From a single Calothrix sp. NIES-2098 genomic region:
- a CDS encoding peptidase M48 Ste24p, which translates to MISRMRKGLSAVLGVGTAVGVGLTSLPPANAIPWGQLIFNGVQLLQLSNVSPQQTVALGKDIHQQVKQNYRLDSSSQTNAYVNRVGQRLARASNCSQIPFHFYVVRDSSINAFSTTGGYVYVNTGLLNTVDNEDQLAAVMGHEIGHICNNDLIKKMKQTQLAQGAASLAGLDRSAVTAIAYKLAVDLPNSREAEFNADDKGLQYMKRAGYNPKAMPAFLRKLLKQSSPPSFLSDHPGTQERISVIERKIANGR; encoded by the coding sequence ATGATTTCAAGAATGCGTAAAGGTCTTTCTGCTGTATTGGGTGTCGGAACTGCTGTAGGTGTAGGTTTAACTTCGCTTCCCCCAGCTAATGCAATTCCTTGGGGTCAGCTTATATTTAATGGTGTGCAATTGTTGCAACTTTCCAACGTTTCACCACAGCAAACAGTCGCTCTCGGAAAAGATATTCACCAGCAGGTAAAACAAAATTATCGACTTGATTCTAGCTCTCAAACCAATGCTTACGTTAACCGTGTTGGTCAACGCTTGGCTAGAGCTAGTAACTGCTCTCAAATTCCTTTTCACTTTTATGTAGTTCGCGACTCTAGTATTAATGCCTTTTCCACCACGGGTGGTTATGTATATGTCAATACAGGGCTATTAAATACTGTAGATAATGAAGACCAATTGGCAGCTGTGATGGGGCATGAAATTGGTCATATTTGCAACAACGACCTGATCAAGAAAATGAAGCAAACCCAACTTGCTCAAGGTGCAGCCTCGCTTGCTGGTTTGGATCGAAGTGCTGTAACCGCCATAGCTTATAAGCTGGCTGTGGATTTACCTAATAGCCGCGAAGCAGAATTTAATGCCGATGACAAAGGATTGCAATATATGAAACGCGCTGGCTATAACCCAAAAGCTATGCCTGCATTCTTGAGGAAATTACTTAAGCAATCTTCTCCACCATCATTTTTAAGCGACCACCCAGGAACCCAAGAACGGATTTCTGTAATCGAAAGAAAAATTGCTAATGGTAGGTAA
- a CDS encoding peptidase M61 domain-containing protein codes for MTEVTAPRTDSRVQERLPTLHYQVAMPQPETHLFEVTLQLVGYPSPILDLKLPVWTPGSYLVREYAKNLQDFAAFADNQPLRWWKKSKNHWQVDKTNVSELTIRYRVFANELSVRTNHLDITHGYFNGAALFFRLPGWEKQPIRVTIVPPYPEWQVTTSLPVDAEVSNTFYAADFDTLVDSPFEIGSHQLYQFEALGKPHELAIWGQGNIQPQKVISDIKKVIEVEAQMFGGLPYEKYVFLLHLFHQAYGGLEHKNSCSLIYQRFGFRTQDKYERFMQLVAHEFFHLWNVKRIRPKALEVFDYDQENYTPSLWFSEGTTSYYDLLIPLRAGIYDAKAYLNHLSKEITRFLSTPGRKIQPLSESSFDAWIKLYRPDANSGNSQISYYLKGAMVSLLLDLLIRAKHGNKYSLDDVMRQMWQQFGKAEIGFTPEELQAVIESVAGIDLGDFFKRYLHGTEELPFNEYLAPFGLQLAAESEEEPYLGVKVNTENGREIIKFVEAGSPAQQAGIDPGDELLAINGIKVAANNLSDRLKDFQPKDTIQVIVFHQDLLRSVSVTLASPRAVKYQVISLHNSDSVQQENLAGWLGVQKILA; via the coding sequence ATGACTGAAGTAACAGCACCTCGTACAGATAGCCGTGTTCAAGAACGCCTACCAACTCTACATTATCAAGTAGCAATGCCTCAACCAGAAACACATCTGTTTGAGGTAACTTTACAGCTTGTAGGCTACCCATCACCAATTCTCGATTTGAAATTGCCTGTCTGGACGCCAGGTTCCTACTTGGTACGTGAATATGCTAAAAATTTACAAGATTTTGCTGCTTTTGCCGATAATCAACCTTTACGCTGGTGGAAAAAAAGTAAAAATCATTGGCAAGTAGATAAAACTAATGTTTCCGAATTAACAATACGCTATCGCGTGTTTGCTAATGAATTGTCGGTACGCACAAATCACTTGGATATTACTCACGGCTATTTTAATGGTGCGGCGCTGTTTTTCAGGCTACCAGGTTGGGAAAAGCAACCAATTCGCGTTACTATTGTACCTCCATACCCAGAATGGCAAGTAACAACATCTCTACCTGTAGATGCTGAAGTCAGCAATACTTTTTATGCTGCTGATTTCGACACCCTTGTTGATAGTCCTTTTGAAATTGGTAGCCACCAGTTATATCAGTTTGAGGCTTTAGGTAAACCCCACGAACTTGCAATTTGGGGACAGGGAAATATTCAACCTCAAAAAGTTATTTCTGATATCAAAAAAGTCATTGAAGTAGAAGCACAAATGTTTGGGGGTTTGCCCTATGAAAAATATGTGTTTTTACTACATTTATTTCACCAAGCTTACGGTGGATTAGAACACAAAAATAGCTGTTCTTTAATTTATCAACGTTTTGGCTTTCGCACTCAGGATAAGTACGAGCGCTTTATGCAATTAGTAGCCCATGAGTTCTTTCACTTGTGGAATGTCAAGCGCATTCGTCCGAAAGCTTTGGAAGTTTTTGATTATGACCAAGAGAACTATACACCTTCTTTGTGGTTTTCTGAGGGAACTACCAGTTACTACGATCTACTGATTCCTTTGCGAGCCGGAATTTATGACGCCAAGGCGTATTTAAATCATTTGAGTAAGGAAATTACCAGATTTCTCTCAACCCCAGGCAGAAAAATACAACCGCTTTCTGAATCAAGTTTTGATGCTTGGATTAAACTCTATCGTCCAGATGCTAATAGTGGGAATTCGCAAATCTCTTATTATTTAAAAGGAGCAATGGTTTCATTGCTGCTAGATTTATTAATCCGCGCCAAGCATGGCAATAAATACTCTTTAGATGATGTCATGCGGCAAATGTGGCAGCAATTTGGAAAAGCAGAAATTGGCTTTACTCCAGAAGAGTTACAAGCAGTAATTGAATCGGTTGCAGGAATAGATTTAGGAGATTTCTTTAAACGTTATCTTCATGGTACAGAAGAATTACCTTTTAATGAATACTTGGCACCTTTTGGCTTACAATTAGCGGCAGAATCGGAAGAAGAACCTTATTTAGGGGTAAAGGTAAATACTGAGAATGGACGGGAGATAATTAAGTTTGTTGAGGCGGGTTCACCTGCACAACAAGCCGGAATCGATCCTGGTGATGAATTGCTAGCTATTAATGGTATTAAGGTAGCAGCAAATAATTTAAGCGATCGCCTGAAGGATTTCCAACCTAAGGATACTATTCAAGTAATAGTTTTCCACCAAGACTTACTCCGTTCTGTAAGTGTAACTTTAGCAAGTCCACGTGCTGTAAAATACCAAGTTATTTCCTTACATAATTCTGATTCCGTTCAGCAAGAAAACTTAGCAGGCTGGTTAGGCGTGCAGAAAATTCTGGCTTAG